Proteins encoded by one window of Mustela erminea isolate mMusErm1 chromosome 7, mMusErm1.Pri, whole genome shotgun sequence:
- the LOC116596041 gene encoding uncharacterized protein C2orf16-like: protein MPGPPLQIVKSEELAPLPIPQIVEPIGVSLGSATEVMDCLDFFPRPHLQEMVEPVELTMRPNTEEKSSESLSQPAFSLEESTVFTHEQGLQAVKGMGVKIGPPQIMECEDLNLVQVYQNRESEDFMSREELQIGNSFSRLLQNSSNSLISSSVEASELGSLCDLEMPEVSRALDIKNFGTDILQSEEYFIDPTVIRTSTLPLSLHNQPSDKIANSVEIPHFEIPGVGVVSKRTVKKQVEKLENSLQRLSQHPLQSWRSPSRTFQSGSGTQRP, encoded by the coding sequence ATGCCAGGGCCACCACTTCAAATTGTAAAATCTGAGGAATTAGCACCACTACCCATTCCTCAGATTGTAGAACCAATAGGAGTCTCCTTAGGATCAGCTACTGAAGTAATGGATTGTTTGGATTTCTTCCCAAGGCCACATCTTCAAGAAATGGTAGAACCTGTAGAACTAACTATGAGGCCAAATACCGAAGAGAAATCTTCAGAATCACTCTCACAGCCAGCATTTTCTTTGGAGGAATCGACAGTGTTTACTCATGAACAAGGGCTTCAGGCTGTGAAAGGAATGGGGGTAAAAATAGGGCCTCCTCAAATCATGGAATGTGAGGATTTGAATCTAGTACAGGTATATCAGAATAGGGAATCTGAGGATTTTATGTCAAGAGAGGAGTTACAAATAGGGAATTCTTTCTCTAGACTTCTacagaactcttcaaactcactCATCTCAAGCTCTGTCGAAGCATCTGAATTAGGAAGCCTTTGTGATCTGGAGATGCCAGAAGTGTCAAGGGCCTTGGATATAAAAAACTTTGGGACAGATATTTTGCAGTCTGAAGAATACTTTATAGACCCTACTGTGATACGAACGTCAACCCTTCCCTTGTCCCTTCACAATCAACCCTCTGATAAGATAGCTAACAGTGTAGAAATCCCACATTTTGAGATCCCAGGAGTGGGTGTCGTATCTAAGAGGACTGTTAAGAAGCAGGTGGAGAAGCTAGAGAATTCACTCCAGCGCCTATCCCAACATCCACTGCAAAGCTGGAGATCACCATCTAGGACCTTCCAGTCAGGATCAGGAACTCAGAGGCCTTAA
- the LOC116596408 gene encoding uncharacterized protein C2orf16-like produces the protein MPQHIIQEYPELVPGSEMQGMNPEVLNPESQSINFVHLNLGPYSELTNYKKLTPEPQFQGVKSVPLTPEPQPQSTKPEELTLGPLMHGNKVVDLLYHWKYLRGRFSPSWPQVKDSGESYTSPVQEVTGSEEMTPEPKHHTPETMGLTPKARPTEKEFLGMTPKPISKTTGYIESAPRPYPQALEFAEMISEKRLQREESEALTAESLHHVPESSEMTPRLRYPAPESVGSNSKQCLHREKSLDLSPRQTGQATGHAESVELTSGTWQQGDGPMGLTQSQNQSMKYS, from the coding sequence ATGCCTCAACACATAATACAAGAATATCCAGAGTTAGTACCAGGATCAGAGATGCAAGGAATGAATCCAGAAGTGTTGAACCCAGAGTCCCAAAGTATAAACTTTGTTCATCTGAATCTAGGACCGTATTCAGAACTTACGAACTATAAGAAATTGACCCCAGAACCTCAATTTCAAGGTGTGAAATCTGTGCCGCTGACCCCAGAACCGCAGCCCCAAAGTACAAAACCTGAGGAGTTAACTCTAGGTCCGTTAATGCATGGCAATAAAGTTGTGGATTTACTGTACCACTGGAAGTATCTAAGAGGTCGATTCTCTCCGTCATGGCCTCAAGTTAAGGACTCGGGGGAATCCTATACAAGTCCAGTGCAGGAAGTTACAGGATCTGAAGAGATGACACCAGAGCCCAAGCATCACACTCCAGAAACTATGGGGTTGACCCCCAAAGCAAGGCCAACAGAGAAGGAATTCCTTGGCATGACCCCAAAGCCAATAAGTAAAACCACTGGATATATAGAGAGCGCTCCAAGGCCCTATCCTCAAGCACTAGAATTTGCAGAGATGATCTCCGAGAAAAGACTGCAAAGGGAAGAATCAGAAGCACTGACTGCAGAGTCATTACATCATGTCCCAGAATCTTCAGAGATGACACCAAGGCTAAGATATCCAGCTCCTGAATCTGTGGGCTCAAACTCTAAGCAGTGCCTTCATAGGGAGAAATCTTTAGATTTGTCCCCAAGGCAAACAGGTCAAGCTACAGGACATGCAGAATCTGTAGAGCTCACATCTGGGACATGGCAGCAAGGGGATGGACCAATGGGGCTGACACAGTCACAGAATCAAAGTATGAAATATTCATAG